One Kryptolebias marmoratus isolate JLee-2015 linkage group LG21, ASM164957v2, whole genome shotgun sequence DNA segment encodes these proteins:
- the LOC108228356 gene encoding frizzled-7-A-like, whose amino-acid sequence MRTCRWFWRTSFALLLLFQPGIAQYENWISVPDHGFCQPISIPLCSDLPYNQTIMPNLLGHTNQEDAGLEVHQFYPLVQVRCSTELQFFLCSMYTPVCTVLDRPIPPCRSLCEQARQGCEEIMNRFGFRWPEKLRCQNLPVHGGGEICVGQNLSDSDASEPTRTTLPPSVWTTRPISCPKQLQVPPYLRYQFLGVQDCGAPCETTKPSGLMYFTEEDLKFSRVWVGTWSFLCCVSTLFTVLTYLLDTRRFRYPERPAIFMSGCYFMVGALYSVGFLLGDQAVCVDRFKEDGYRTVVQGTRKEICTVLFIILYFFTMAASVWWVVLSLSWFLSAGLKWGHEAIEVHSQNFHLAAWVIPAVKTLIVLVLGQVEGDLLSGVCYVGLYSVDALRAFILTPLLIFLLVGTFFLLAGFVSLFHIRSIMKQDGTKTERLEKLMVRIGVFGVLYAVPHATIIACIVYELRFRSDWESTWRLQTCRHFGVPCPTGNPPPVSPSFTTFLMKYLMTLMVGVTSGFWICSRKTLQLWRHFLKA is encoded by the coding sequence ATGAGAACCTGCCGCTGGTTCTGGAGGACCAGCTTcgctctgctgctcctcttccaGCCCGGCATCGCTCAGTATGAGAACTGGATTTCTGTCCCGGATCACGGATTCTGCCAGCCCATCTCCATCCCGCTCTGCTCGGACCTCCCTTACAACCAGACCATCATGCCCAACCTGCTGGGTCACACCAACCAGGAGGACGCCGGGCTGGAGGTCCACCAGTTTTACCCGCTGGTCCAGGTCCGGTGCTCCACGGAGCTGCAGTTCTTCCTGTGCTCCATGTACACTCCGGTGTGCACGGTTCTGGACCGGCCCATCCCGCCCTGCCGGTCTCTGTGTGAGCAGGCTCGGCAGGGCTGCGAGGAGATCATGAACAGGTTTGGTTTCAGGTGGCCCGAGAAGCTGCGCTGCCAGAACCTCCCAGTCCACGGGGGCGGGGAGATCTGTGTGGGTCAGAACCTGAGTGACTCTGATGCCTCTGAGCCGACCCGGACCACTCTGCCTCCCTCCGTTTGGACCACACGACCCATCTCCTGCCCCAAGCAGCTTCAGGTACCCCCTTACCTGAGATACCAGTTCCTGGGGGTGCAGGACTGCGGCGCCCCCTGTGAGACCACCAAGCCCAGTGGACTGATGTATTTCACAGAGGAGGACCTAAAGTTCAGCCGGGTCTGGGTCGGGACCTGGTCCTTTTTGTGCTGCGTCAGCACGCTCTTCACCGTCCTCACATACCTGCTGGACACGAGGCGGTTCCGGTATCCAGAGAGACCCGCCATCTTCATGTCCGGCTGCTATTTCATGGTGGGGGCGCTCTACAGCGTTGGGTTCCTGCTGGGGGACCAGGCGGTGTGTGTGGACCGGTTCAAGGAGGATGGATACAGGACAGTGGTCCAGGGGACCAGGAAGGAGATCTGCACtgtcctcttcatcatcctgtACTTCTTCACCATGGCCGCCTCCGTGTGGTGGGTGGTCCTGTCCCTCAGCTGGTTCCTGTCTGCCGGGCTGAAGTGGGGCCACGAGGCCATCGAGGTCCACTCGCAGAACTTCCACCTGGCAGCCTGGGTGATTCCAGCGGTGAAGACCCTCATAGTCCTGGTCCTGGGTCAGGTGGAGGGGGATCTGCTCTCTGGGGTCTGCTACGTAGGGCTGTACAGCGTGGATGCACTCAGAGCCTTCATCCTGACACcactcctcatcttcctcctggtTGGTACCTTCTTCCTGCTGGCCGGGTTTGTCTCGTTGTTCCACATCCGATCCATCATGAAGCAGGACGGCACCAAGACGGAGAGGCTGGAGAAGCTGATGGTTCGGATCGGCGTGTTCGGAGTTCTGTATGCGGTCCCTCATGCCACCATCATCGCCTGTATCGTCTATGAGCTGAGGTTTCGGTCGGACTGGGAGTCCACGTGGCGTCTGCAGACCTGCAGACACTTCGGCGTCCCGTGTCCAACTGGAAACCCGCCTCCTGTCTCACCGAGCTTCACCACGTTCCTGATGAAGTACTTGATGACCCTGATGGTGGGGGTCACGTCCGGGTTCTGGATCTGCTCTAGGAAGACGCTGCAGTTGTGGCGTCACTTTTTGAAGGCCTGA